In a genomic window of Thiolapillus brandeum:
- a CDS encoding 16S rRNA (uracil(1498)-N(3))-methyltransferase → MRRPRSYLPLKVEPGSLVELPAGIVRHLVQVLRMQAGQEIVLFNGEDGIDYRAVLTEADRRRARARILSAGNPEPTPKLQIHLALGLSRGERMDLALQKAVELGAASIAPLITDRVQRKLSPERLEKRIRHWRKIIISACEQSGRCRLPRLHQPQTLTDWLRDPPEKPLLLDPAAQYCLKELPPPDNELGLLIGPEGGFSDQERELALQAGCTGVRLGPRVLRTETAPLAAIAAIQALWGDFC, encoded by the coding sequence GTGCGTCGGCCACGTAGCTACCTTCCCCTCAAAGTTGAACCCGGCAGCCTTGTCGAACTGCCGGCCGGTATAGTTCGCCACCTGGTGCAGGTATTGCGCATGCAGGCCGGGCAGGAAATCGTCCTGTTCAATGGAGAAGACGGCATCGACTACCGCGCTGTACTGACAGAAGCAGATCGACGCCGGGCCCGGGCCAGGATCCTCTCCGCCGGAAATCCGGAGCCCACACCAAAGCTGCAGATCCATCTCGCCCTGGGCTTGTCCCGGGGGGAACGCATGGATCTGGCCCTGCAGAAAGCCGTGGAACTGGGAGCAGCATCCATCGCCCCTTTGATCACGGATCGCGTTCAGCGAAAGCTCTCGCCTGAGCGGCTGGAAAAACGCATCCGGCACTGGCGGAAAATCATTATCAGCGCCTGCGAGCAATCCGGCCGATGCCGACTCCCCCGGTTGCATCAACCACAGACACTGACAGACTGGCTGCGGGATCCGCCGGAAAAACCCCTGTTACTTGATCCTGCGGCACAATACTGCCTCAAGGAGCTCCCTCCCCCCGACAATGAACTTGGCCTGTTGATTGGCCCAGAAGGAGGTTTCAGTGATCAGGAACGGGAGCTGGCGCTGCAGGCAGGATGCACGGGTGTGCGTTTGGGACCACGGGTACTGCGCACGGAAACCGCTCCCCTTGCGGCTATCGCCGCCATTCAGGCGCTATGGGGGGATTTTTGCTAG
- a CDS encoding hybrid sensor histidine kinase/response regulator translates to MTDVEKPDYATLRWVKEGMDETILLARQALEEYVQAGFKGEGIQEYLKYVHQLLGTLRMVQVYGAGMLVEEMERVARLLADGELKGNERLVESLMLGLIQLPPYLNRLEKGEPDIPLVLLPAMNDLRAARSMAPASEVVLYAPNLDRLVEREPVVPGSGSARIPGLTRSLRNEFHKALLNWYNENDIDQGLNEVLQVLQKINAMAGTLRLRRLMDAAEALVITLIDGEFTADQEVKRLFSRIDRVFKDLIAHGEEATVRDFPIDLLKNLLYFVSRSHSDNTVVQTVKRTADLANSFPDQIHKSASEAVTGADENVLDAVAGALREDLGRVKESLDLYIRGDREEVHRLEGLGDLLNKTGDTLGMLGRGLLREKLAEVSEQLSLSAESGELLDDDSLMEIATAMVEVENALDVSSSGDVEASAEAVQDQEAEESVERVIQEAFSEFSQIKEGVEKYLRGTAAEAGLSKVADNVHKLIGVFSLAGLDKISDLMKQAEPVLREFAIDDKGLDGVQQSALVDFFAGIEYYLEARLEKRINLEKFTDYAEEALQSLISETAAAEALVHPEFEDGEETPGVDAASEELFSDSMPLEDVAEDELTLVAADTGETPDDHDGGLADQPVEGETIAGVAAAGMSSEAIEAASEVTPTQMDEIDADIFDIFMEEAGEELEVIQSQYPLWREDSGNEAALQDFRRSFHTLKGSGRMVGAHVIGEFAWAVENLLNRIMEGSVKPSSEVISYLDEVVSAVPALIEAQAQGGMVAVDVNGLQERGFALAEARKAPEPEAPEEMESGEIEEEQFDSELAGLEEPLSEELELEGENLFDMDEQLAKEADSVLESSSILLAEDLVEIFRAESATHLKVIDEFIADCDRCVMDAELVRAVHTLHGSSHLAEVLPMAALAGEMEHYCKHMHQLSYACDESALSVLQRFRDTMQLMLDAINTPGVEIDGWEALLEDIRELDSVLPDVISELQASGDSEAVSDFIPDQETRGRFLEEAGKQLENLAGNLLDWQEEPNPDASGRIQSNLEALEEGARHAGLAPLEGLLQGLGSFFGMLDASGGTVDPDTRNKVVSLIEEVESSLDLLHLNGKLPDLSEQSDTLNSLLDGMRQLLPEEAESVADEEENEHQHLDEEPESILLSESWNEEESISQLHEPTPEPSVNETALPPDVDPELLDIFLEEAAEIGEQLENFYTQWEQDITARESVDGLMRNLHTMKGNARFAGLFPLGNLSHALESLFENLASGEREPDSELIPLVRLGLDGLETSIDQLQRSAALPDVTAVTRALEAAAEGREWQLPRVTATEKDAGAASESQMSRGASQLTETSITGDTQAESSLLMDSQVLMDSELMGDSQLRDLEGSVLPFPGGEAPARDAQRPPPLQPEEELAGKGERVRVLAELLDQLVNNAGEVSIYRARLEQHNKTVQNNLDELNETIARLRKQLRALELETEAQIRSRHEREAETQRYQEFDPLEMDQYSTLQQLSRALSETINDLSNIGETLSDQTRDADTLMLQQSRVTNDLQDGLLRTRMVPFNRQASRLQRVVRQTAQNLGKKAELDVAGAEGEIDRTILNRIMGPLEHLLRNAVAHGIEPPEQRRSNEKPETGKVSLVMSREGTEVVLTISDDGAGLDSDAIRRKAVANGLLEENAEVDEDALYQFILQPGFTTATEVTQVAGRGVGMDAVVSEIKQLGGSLEILSQQGRGSSFVIRLPFTLAISEALLVQVADETFAIPHGSAEVIIRASRQDLESCYRGSSEGIEYNGHVYPVRYLGAMLGIADPVLTDAAKWYPLLLVRSGEQRMAIQLDQLLGNYQVVVKSIGAQLSGVRWFTGGTILADGKIALLLDVNALVRTDVVAHVPIQEHQEEVKGITVMVVDDSITVRKVTSRLLERHNMQVLTAKDGVDAITVLQDAKPDVMLLDIEMPRMDGYELARHIRHTRELADIPIIMITSRTGEKHRQRAMDLGVNRYLGKPYQETDLLENIYTLLGEKADG, encoded by the coding sequence ATGACTGACGTGGAAAAGCCTGATTACGCTACCCTGCGCTGGGTAAAGGAAGGTATGGATGAAACCATACTTCTTGCTCGCCAGGCATTGGAAGAGTATGTGCAGGCAGGATTTAAGGGCGAGGGCATTCAGGAGTACCTGAAGTATGTCCATCAACTGCTTGGTACTCTGCGCATGGTGCAGGTATATGGCGCCGGGATGTTGGTCGAGGAGATGGAGCGTGTTGCCAGGCTCCTTGCCGACGGCGAACTAAAGGGAAATGAGCGCCTTGTGGAATCCCTGATGCTGGGCCTTATACAGCTGCCCCCCTACCTTAATCGTCTGGAGAAGGGGGAGCCCGATATTCCATTGGTATTGTTGCCCGCCATGAATGATCTGCGCGCTGCGCGCAGCATGGCGCCAGCGTCTGAGGTGGTTCTGTATGCACCAAATCTTGACCGGCTGGTAGAAAGAGAACCCGTGGTACCCGGCTCAGGTAGTGCCAGGATCCCCGGATTGACCAGAAGTCTGCGCAACGAATTCCACAAGGCACTACTGAACTGGTACAACGAAAACGACATTGATCAGGGCCTGAATGAAGTTCTTCAGGTGCTGCAGAAAATCAACGCCATGGCCGGGACTTTGCGCCTGCGCCGCTTGATGGATGCTGCCGAAGCGCTGGTTATCACCCTGATCGATGGGGAGTTTACTGCTGACCAGGAGGTCAAACGCCTGTTCAGTCGCATTGACCGGGTGTTCAAGGATCTGATTGCTCATGGTGAGGAAGCCACGGTTCGGGATTTTCCCATTGATCTGCTGAAAAACCTGCTCTATTTTGTTTCCCGTTCTCATTCGGACAATACCGTGGTTCAGACGGTAAAACGTACTGCCGACCTGGCCAACAGTTTCCCTGATCAGATCCACAAATCGGCCTCTGAAGCAGTGACCGGTGCTGATGAAAATGTTTTGGATGCCGTTGCCGGGGCTTTGCGTGAAGACCTCGGGCGGGTCAAGGAATCACTGGACCTGTATATTCGTGGTGATCGGGAAGAAGTGCATAGGCTGGAAGGCTTGGGTGATCTGCTCAACAAAACCGGGGATACTCTGGGCATGTTGGGGCGCGGGCTGTTACGGGAAAAGCTTGCTGAAGTGAGTGAACAGCTGTCCCTCTCCGCTGAGAGTGGTGAGCTGCTCGATGATGACAGCCTGATGGAAATCGCCACCGCCATGGTGGAAGTGGAGAATGCCCTTGACGTCTCCTCTTCCGGTGATGTGGAAGCCTCAGCAGAAGCTGTCCAGGATCAGGAAGCCGAAGAGAGTGTAGAGCGTGTCATTCAGGAAGCATTTTCCGAGTTTTCCCAGATCAAGGAAGGCGTGGAGAAATATCTGCGTGGTACAGCCGCTGAAGCCGGTCTGAGCAAAGTGGCCGACAATGTACATAAACTTATAGGTGTTTTCTCTCTTGCAGGCCTGGACAAAATTTCGGATCTCATGAAGCAGGCGGAGCCTGTATTGCGTGAGTTCGCGATTGATGACAAGGGACTCGATGGTGTTCAACAAAGTGCGTTGGTGGATTTCTTTGCCGGTATCGAATACTACCTCGAGGCTCGTCTGGAAAAGCGTATCAACCTGGAGAAATTCACTGATTACGCAGAGGAAGCCCTGCAGAGCCTGATTTCTGAAACAGCTGCTGCAGAAGCGTTGGTGCATCCGGAATTCGAAGATGGCGAAGAAACCCCTGGTGTTGATGCTGCGAGTGAAGAGCTGTTTTCCGATTCCATGCCTCTTGAAGATGTTGCAGAGGATGAGCTTACGCTGGTGGCAGCGGACACCGGGGAAACTCCGGATGACCATGATGGCGGACTGGCGGATCAGCCCGTGGAAGGGGAAACCATTGCTGGTGTAGCTGCTGCTGGTATGTCATCAGAAGCCATAGAAGCAGCTTCTGAGGTGACGCCTACCCAGATGGATGAAATCGATGCGGATATCTTTGATATCTTCATGGAGGAAGCGGGAGAGGAGTTGGAAGTCATACAGTCGCAGTATCCACTGTGGCGCGAGGATTCCGGCAACGAGGCCGCATTGCAGGATTTTCGTCGTTCTTTCCATACCCTCAAGGGAAGTGGGCGGATGGTGGGTGCTCATGTCATTGGCGAGTTTGCCTGGGCAGTGGAGAACCTGCTCAACCGAATCATGGAAGGCAGTGTCAAACCTTCCTCCGAGGTTATTTCCTATCTTGATGAAGTGGTTTCCGCCGTTCCTGCTTTGATTGAGGCCCAGGCTCAGGGTGGCATGGTTGCCGTGGACGTCAACGGGCTGCAGGAGAGAGGTTTTGCCCTGGCAGAAGCCCGGAAGGCTCCCGAGCCGGAAGCTCCCGAGGAAATGGAATCCGGGGAAATTGAAGAAGAGCAATTCGACTCTGAACTTGCCGGACTCGAGGAGCCACTGTCGGAAGAATTGGAGCTGGAGGGAGAAAATCTGTTCGACATGGATGAACAGCTTGCCAAGGAAGCTGACAGTGTCCTGGAAAGTTCTTCCATTCTTCTGGCGGAAGATCTGGTGGAAATATTCCGTGCCGAGTCTGCTACGCACCTGAAAGTTATCGACGAATTCATTGCCGATTGTGATCGCTGTGTGATGGATGCGGAGCTGGTGCGTGCCGTTCATACACTTCATGGCAGTTCCCATCTTGCCGAAGTCCTGCCCATGGCGGCTTTGGCCGGAGAAATGGAGCACTATTGCAAACACATGCATCAGCTGTCCTATGCCTGTGACGAGTCGGCATTGTCTGTCCTGCAGCGATTCAGGGACACTATGCAACTCATGCTGGATGCGATCAATACCCCAGGCGTAGAGATCGATGGTTGGGAAGCGTTGCTGGAAGATATTCGCGAGCTGGACAGTGTCCTGCCGGATGTCATATCCGAACTGCAGGCCAGTGGTGACAGTGAAGCCGTATCCGATTTTATTCCCGACCAGGAAACCCGTGGACGTTTCCTGGAAGAGGCTGGCAAACAACTGGAAAATCTTGCCGGCAACCTCCTGGACTGGCAGGAGGAGCCCAACCCTGATGCCAGTGGCCGTATCCAATCCAACCTGGAGGCCCTCGAGGAGGGTGCCCGGCATGCAGGACTTGCGCCATTGGAAGGGCTGTTGCAGGGACTGGGGTCATTCTTCGGTATGCTGGATGCCAGCGGTGGAACGGTGGATCCGGATACCAGAAACAAGGTAGTGTCGCTCATCGAGGAGGTGGAAAGCTCACTGGATCTCTTGCACCTCAACGGCAAACTGCCTGACTTGAGTGAGCAAAGTGACACCTTGAACTCCCTTCTCGACGGTATGCGCCAGTTACTGCCTGAAGAAGCAGAGTCTGTTGCTGATGAAGAAGAGAATGAGCATCAGCACCTGGATGAAGAGCCGGAATCCATTCTTCTGTCGGAATCCTGGAACGAAGAGGAAAGTATCTCCCAGTTGCATGAGCCGACACCGGAGCCCTCTGTCAATGAAACGGCGCTTCCTCCGGATGTGGATCCCGAGCTTCTCGACATCTTCCTTGAGGAAGCGGCCGAGATAGGCGAGCAGTTGGAGAATTTTTACACCCAATGGGAACAGGATATTACGGCGCGGGAATCCGTGGATGGCCTGATGCGCAACCTGCATACCATGAAGGGAAATGCGCGCTTTGCCGGTCTCTTCCCCTTGGGCAATCTCAGTCATGCTCTTGAATCGCTTTTTGAGAACCTCGCTTCCGGAGAGAGAGAACCGGATAGTGAGCTGATTCCCCTGGTTCGTCTCGGCCTGGATGGTCTGGAGACAAGCATTGACCAATTGCAGCGATCCGCCGCTCTGCCGGATGTGACGGCAGTAACCCGTGCCCTGGAAGCGGCCGCGGAAGGCCGTGAATGGCAACTGCCCAGGGTCACTGCAACGGAAAAGGATGCAGGCGCTGCGTCTGAGTCTCAGATGTCCCGTGGTGCCTCCCAGTTGACTGAAACCAGCATCACCGGGGATACACAGGCTGAATCGTCCCTGCTCATGGATTCCCAGGTGCTGATGGATTCCGAGCTTATGGGGGACAGCCAGCTGCGTGACCTGGAAGGCAGCGTGCTGCCTTTCCCAGGTGGCGAAGCGCCTGCCCGGGATGCACAGCGTCCCCCTCCTCTGCAACCTGAAGAGGAACTGGCTGGCAAGGGTGAACGCGTTCGCGTACTGGCAGAACTTCTCGACCAGCTGGTAAACAATGCTGGCGAGGTGAGTATCTATCGTGCCCGTCTGGAGCAGCACAACAAGACCGTTCAGAACAACCTGGATGAACTCAATGAGACTATTGCGCGTCTGCGCAAACAGTTGAGGGCCCTGGAACTCGAAACCGAGGCGCAAATCCGCTCTCGTCATGAAAGGGAGGCTGAAACCCAGCGCTACCAGGAATTCGATCCCCTGGAGATGGATCAGTATTCGACTTTGCAGCAATTGTCCCGGGCGCTCTCGGAGACCATCAACGACTTGTCCAACATCGGCGAGACCCTGAGTGACCAGACCAGGGATGCCGACACCCTGATGCTTCAACAGTCACGGGTGACCAATGATCTGCAGGATGGCCTGTTGCGCACGCGCATGGTGCCCTTCAACCGCCAGGCATCACGATTGCAAAGGGTAGTGCGCCAGACCGCGCAGAACCTGGGCAAGAAGGCCGAGCTGGATGTGGCCGGCGCTGAAGGTGAAATCGACCGTACCATTCTCAATCGCATCATGGGCCCCCTGGAGCACTTGTTGCGCAACGCTGTTGCTCATGGCATCGAACCGCCTGAACAACGCCGTAGCAACGAAAAGCCGGAGACAGGGAAGGTGTCCCTGGTCATGTCCCGGGAAGGCACCGAAGTGGTGCTTACCATATCCGATGATGGTGCCGGCCTGGACAGTGATGCCATTCGCCGCAAGGCTGTGGCCAATGGACTGCTGGAAGAAAATGCCGAGGTGGATGAAGATGCCCTGTACCAGTTTATCCTGCAACCGGGTTTTACCACGGCTACCGAAGTGACCCAGGTTGCGGGCCGTGGGGTGGGTATGGATGCGGTGGTGAGCGAGATCAAGCAGCTTGGCGGATCCCTGGAGATTCTCTCCCAGCAGGGACGCGGCAGTAGCTTTGTCATTCGCCTGCCCTTTACGCTGGCAATTTCAGAAGCCCTGCTGGTGCAGGTGGCGGATGAAACCTTCGCCATACCCCATGGATCCGCAGAGGTTATCATTCGCGCCTCCAGACAGGATCTGGAGTCTTGCTATCGGGGATCCTCAGAGGGCATTGAATACAACGGACATGTTTATCCTGTCCGCTATCTCGGGGCCATGCTGGGGATTGCCGATCCGGTACTGACTGATGCCGCCAAATGGTATCCTCTGTTGCTGGTACGCTCCGGCGAACAGCGTATGGCCATTCAGCTGGATCAACTGCTGGGCAACTACCAGGTGGTGGTCAAGTCCATCGGCGCTCAGCTCAGTGGTGTTCGCTGGTTCACGGGAGGCACTATCCTGGCAGACGGCAAGATCGCTCTGCTACTGGATGTCAATGCCCTGGTACGCACCGATGTGGTCGCTCATGTTCCCATCCAGGAGCACCAGGAAGAGGTCAAGGGCATCACTGTCATGGTTGTGGATGACTCCATTACCGTGCGCAAGGTTACCAGCCGCTTGCTGGAACGCCACAATATGCAGGTGCTTACCGCCAAGGACGGTGTGGATGCGATTACCGTCCTTCAGGATGCCAAGCCGGACGTCATGCTGCTGGATATAGAGATGCCGCGCATGGATGGTTACGAATTGGCGCGGCATATTCGCCATACCCGTGAGCTTGCTGATATTCCCATTATCATGATCACATCGCGCACCGGTGAAAAGCACCGTCAACGCGCCATGGATCTGGGTGTAAACCGCTACCTGGGAAAGCCCTATCAGGAGACGGATCTGCTGGAGAACATATACACCTTGCTGGGAGAGAAGGCTGATGGCTAA
- a CDS encoding chemotaxis protein CheW: MANVQLHMDDDLQGLLIPQRQTPLLLPVSTVIEILGYREIEDADQDAGWLLGNFSWRNLTLPLISMERLLGVAREETRGRKRIIVVHVFSDRLKMPFLGIEATGMPRMVKLNEENLVVIEDDPWPGDWPVSYKVKVQETEALIPDLDRLGELVADL; the protein is encoded by the coding sequence ATGGCTAATGTACAGCTGCACATGGATGATGATCTTCAGGGGCTGCTCATTCCCCAGCGGCAGACTCCCTTGCTGTTGCCGGTTTCCACGGTCATCGAGATTCTTGGTTACCGGGAGATCGAGGATGCGGATCAGGATGCAGGCTGGCTGCTGGGCAATTTCTCCTGGAGAAATCTTACTCTGCCGCTGATTTCCATGGAGCGCCTGCTGGGTGTGGCGCGAGAAGAGACCCGGGGCCGCAAGCGCATTATCGTAGTGCATGTATTCTCGGACCGCCTCAAGATGCCTTTTTTAGGGATCGAGGCTACGGGTATGCCAAGAATGGTCAAGCTCAATGAAGAGAACCTGGTGGTCATCGAGGATGATCCCTGGCCCGGCGACTGGCCGGTATCTTACAAGGTCAAGGTTCAGGAAACCGAAGCGCTGATTCCTGACCTGGATCGTCTGGGAGAACTGGTTGCTGATCTTTGA
- the ahcY gene encoding adenosylhomocysteinase, with the protein MSNNDYKVADLSLADWGRKEIAIAETEMPGLMALRAKYADSKPLKGARIAGSLHMTIQTAVLIETLTALGAEVRWASCNIYSTQDHAAAAIAADGIPVFAFKGETLREYWDYTHRIMEWADGGTPNMILDDGGDATLLINLGSKAEKDLAVLDNPSSEEEEVLYAAIRKRVAEQPGWYSRILKNIKGVTEETTTGVHRLYQMAEKNDLPFPAFNVNDSVTKSKFDNLYGCRESLVDGIKRATDVMVAGKIAIVLGYGDVGKGCAQSLRGLGATVWVTEIDPICALQAAMEGYRVVTMDEAASQGDIFVTATGNYHVINHDHMARMKDQAIVCNIGHFDNEIDVASLEQYQWEEIKPQVDHIIFPDGKRIILLAQGRLVNLGCATGHPSFVMSNSFTNQVLAQMELFNQNGEYRNEVYILPKKLDEEVARLHIDKIGVQLTTLTQEQADYIGVPTEGPYKPDHYRY; encoded by the coding sequence ATGAGCAACAACGATTACAAGGTAGCAGACCTGTCCCTGGCCGACTGGGGCCGCAAGGAAATCGCCATCGCCGAAACCGAGATGCCGGGGCTGATGGCTCTGCGCGCCAAGTACGCAGACAGCAAACCCCTGAAGGGCGCCCGTATCGCCGGTTCCCTGCACATGACCATACAGACAGCGGTTCTCATCGAGACCCTGACAGCCCTGGGTGCCGAAGTGCGCTGGGCGTCCTGCAACATCTACTCCACCCAGGATCATGCCGCTGCCGCCATTGCTGCCGACGGCATCCCTGTTTTCGCCTTCAAGGGCGAGACCCTCAGGGAATACTGGGATTACACCCACCGCATCATGGAATGGGCCGATGGCGGCACCCCGAACATGATTCTGGACGATGGTGGCGACGCTACTCTGCTGATCAACCTGGGCAGCAAAGCCGAGAAAGACCTGGCCGTACTGGACAATCCCAGCAGCGAGGAAGAGGAAGTGCTGTATGCCGCCATTCGCAAGCGCGTCGCTGAGCAGCCCGGCTGGTACTCCCGTATCCTGAAGAACATCAAGGGTGTCACCGAAGAAACCACCACCGGGGTACACCGCCTGTATCAGATGGCCGAGAAGAATGACCTGCCCTTCCCCGCCTTCAATGTCAACGACTCAGTGACCAAGTCCAAATTCGACAACCTCTATGGCTGCCGGGAATCCCTGGTGGACGGCATCAAACGTGCTACGGACGTAATGGTGGCAGGCAAGATCGCCATAGTTCTGGGCTATGGCGACGTGGGCAAGGGTTGCGCCCAGTCCCTGCGCGGCCTGGGAGCCACCGTATGGGTCACCGAGATCGACCCCATCTGCGCCCTGCAGGCAGCAATGGAAGGCTACCGCGTGGTCACCATGGACGAAGCCGCCAGCCAGGGCGACATCTTCGTTACCGCCACCGGCAACTATCATGTCATCAATCACGACCACATGGCCCGCATGAAGGATCAGGCCATCGTCTGCAACATCGGCCACTTCGACAACGAGATCGACGTCGCCAGCCTGGAGCAATACCAGTGGGAAGAGATCAAACCCCAGGTGGATCACATCATTTTCCCGGATGGCAAGCGCATCATCCTCCTGGCTCAGGGGCGCCTGGTGAACCTGGGCTGCGCCACGGGTCATCCCAGTTTCGTCATGTCCAACTCCTTCACCAACCAGGTGCTGGCGCAAATGGAATTGTTCAACCAGAACGGCGAGTACAGGAACGAGGTGTATATCCTGCCCAAGAAACTGGACGAGGAAGTGGCGCGGCTGCACATCGACAAGATCGGCGTACAACTCACCACCCTGACCCAGGAGCAGGCCGACTACATCGGTGTCCCCACGGAAGGCCCCTACAAGCCTGATCACTACCGTTACTGA
- the metF gene encoding methylenetetrahydrofolate reductase [NAD(P)H] — protein MQDSDNNTSISFELFPPKTEKGMDKLKTTVARLDELKPEYFSVTYGAGGSTQERTFATVDWLRKQGIDTAPHLSCVGADREEIAEILEHYRHQGIRRIVALRGDLPSGSGLGGMGELNYANELVSFIRERFGDHFHIEVAAYPEFHPQAENARADLDNFARKVHSGANGAITQYFYNPDAYWRFLDDCNARDIDVPIIPGIMPITNYHSLARFSDACGAEIPRWIRKRLEAWGDDLDTIRDFGEEVVSQLCRNLLDGGAPGLHFYTMNQSGPVVNICNNLGLRASAT, from the coding sequence ATGCAAGATTCAGACAACAACACATCCATCAGCTTCGAATTGTTCCCGCCCAAGACCGAAAAGGGCATGGACAAGCTCAAGACCACCGTCGCCAGGCTGGATGAACTCAAACCCGAGTACTTCAGCGTCACCTATGGCGCTGGCGGCTCCACCCAGGAACGCACCTTTGCCACCGTGGACTGGCTGCGGAAACAGGGAATCGATACCGCCCCGCATCTGTCCTGCGTCGGCGCCGACAGGGAAGAGATAGCCGAAATTCTGGAACACTACCGCCATCAGGGAATCAGGCGTATCGTCGCCCTGCGCGGAGACCTGCCTTCAGGCTCCGGCCTGGGCGGCATGGGTGAACTCAACTATGCCAATGAGTTGGTGAGCTTCATCCGGGAACGGTTCGGGGATCACTTCCACATCGAGGTGGCGGCCTATCCCGAGTTCCACCCCCAGGCGGAAAACGCCCGGGCTGACCTGGACAATTTCGCGCGCAAGGTGCATAGCGGCGCCAATGGCGCCATCACCCAGTATTTCTACAATCCGGATGCCTACTGGCGATTCCTGGATGACTGCAACGCCCGGGACATAGACGTTCCGATCATTCCCGGCATCATGCCCATTACCAACTATCACTCTCTGGCCAGATTCTCCGATGCCTGTGGCGCAGAGATTCCGCGCTGGATACGCAAGCGCCTGGAAGCCTGGGGTGACGACCTCGACACCATCAGGGATTTCGGTGAAGAGGTGGTGAGCCAGCTATGCCGCAACCTCCTTGACGGCGGCGCACCGGGGCTGCATTTTTACACCATGAACCAGTCCGGCCCTGTCGTGAATATCTGCAACAACCTCGGCCTCCGTGCGTCGGCCACGTAG